The window ACGAGCTTATCGTCGCCGTGCTCGTAAACCCGGAGAAACGCTCCACCTTCAGCGAGGAGGAGCGGCAGATCATGGCGCGCGAGGCGCTTGTGCATCTGCCGAACGTCAAGGTCAAATACTTCAACGGCCTGCTGGTCGACTTTATGCGCCAGCAGCAGAGCCGCATCATCATCCGCGGCCTGCGCGCCCTCTCCGACTTTGAGTATGAATTTCAGCTCGCGCAGATGAACCGGCAGCTCGCTCCCGAGATAGAGACATTTTTCATCGTAACCGACGCGAAATACTCCTACCTCTCCAGCCGCGCGATAAAAGACGCCTTCCAGTTCGGCGGCGCGGTGCGCGACATGGTTCC is drawn from Cloacibacillus porcorum and contains these coding sequences:
- the coaD gene encoding pantetheine-phosphate adenylyltransferase; amino-acid sequence: MIRAVYPGSFDPITNGHIYISERAAALFDELIVAVLVNPEKRSTFSEEERQIMAREALVHLPNVKVKYFNGLLVDFMRQQQSRIIIRGLRALSDFEYEFQLAQMNRQLAPEIETFFIVTDAKYSYLSSRAIKDAFQFGGAVRDMVPPGVYRRLRERIPPRNL